In a genomic window of Quercus lobata isolate SW786 chromosome 4, ValleyOak3.0 Primary Assembly, whole genome shotgun sequence:
- the LOC115987042 gene encoding uncharacterized protein LOC115987042 isoform X2 codes for MVDTQTVCCMCGDVGFSDKLFRCNKCRHRFQHSYCSNYYSEFAEPIELCDWCQSEEKTTKQGSSSKKSAASIDTGITSRSEYSGDKIKQQHDREAENAEKGKSPTPSPRTATRRYKLLKDVMC; via the exons ATGGTGGACACCCAGACTGTGTGTTGCATGTGCGGCGACGTGGGCTTCTCTGACAAGCTCTTCCGCTGTAACAAGTGCCGCCACCGCTTTCAACACTC GTATTGTAGTAACTACTACAGCGAATTTGCTGAGCCGATTGAACTTTGCGATTGGTGCCAAAGTGAGGAGAAAACCACAAAACAAGGCAGCTCTTCCAAGAAATCTGCGGCCTCAATCGACACCGGAATTACAAGCCGGTCTGAGTATTCAGGCGACAAAATCAAGCAGCAGCACGATCGTGAAGCTGAGAACGCCGAGAAGGGAAAGAGTCCAACACCTTCACCACGAACAGCTACGCGCAGGTACAAGCTTCTCAAGGATGTAATGTGTTGA